The Arachis ipaensis cultivar K30076 chromosome B10, Araip1.1, whole genome shotgun sequence DNA window TAAATTAAAAAGTTATAGTTAGTTCactaaacaaaattcaaattaacaTCTATAGTAAGATGAATGAAATTTTGAGCGGCAATGTTAAGCGCAACTTTTATTAAGTAGCCCACTCACCCAGTCTTAACAATAACTTCCTTCCACTATTTCCAAAATCCCTATTTGTTAGCTCCTGCAATTGATTCAAGTTTGATAACATGTAGCCAACCCTTTCGTTAATAACATTTTCTTCCGTTTCTCCCGATCGTAATTTCTTAACTCCTGCACTCAGATCAATTCAGCTAACCTTCAGAGCAATTCGCTCAAGACGTTCCTGTTTAGGTTCTAGGTACGATCACATCGGACGTTCTGTGAAAGAGCAGGGACCGTGATTTACAGTTCGAGTACCGTCAGTTTGAGTCGCCGAAGAAGCAAGCAAAATCGGTGGAATCAGAATTCTATCTGTAAACCCGAATCGCTAAGAAGATTTTCATGACatcattttgttttttatatttcttttagtCAACAATGAAagttaattttagatttttttttattccaaCATGCATTCTTTCTTTTGTTATTGGTTGTAGATAGATTCTAAATCACCAATTGGCATTTTGAAAGATGTTATGCAACTGACAATTGAAGGCTGCAAAGCAGCTGCAAATTACATCCGAAAAGTAAGTATTGTACCTTAATTTTTTATCATCTTCGAAGGAGTCAAATCATGACCTATTAATTTTTTAGCTTAATTCTTGATCTCTATTTTGCTTAACAGATTTTATTGGAGTACACAAAACAACTGGAGTATCGACAGGGTGTATAATTCAGTGGTGTATAATTTAGTGGCCGAAGTTatgtgtattttttattatttacctGTGGATTGTCTGTGTAACAAGAAATGGAGAGCTTGataaattcattattttgataCTTTCAAGATTTGTATCATTTTAGCAAAGtttgatatttattttgtaatagttttatttgaatatttttttaacattaaatCCATTAATCTAGGATATTTGCTTTTCAATACTAAGTAtttgttaattttatatttttatactatGGATAATACGTATAGGAAtgtgattaatttttttaatattatatgatgtaattttatattaaagagcatttttattatgatatttttttttaatttaacttctaTCGTTAGCCACGGAAAAAAGTATGGCAAAAAAGCCCGGCCTGATCAATTTTGTCACAGGTAAATGTTTTATTTTGCCACGGAAAAGAGTGTGTCTAAACGTGCTAAAGTTGTGGCTAACCAAATGTCTCCACGGGTGTTAAAGCCGTGGCTATTGGAGTAAAAAGCGTGGCTAATTAAAAACGCGTCGCCCTCCCTAGCCACGGATGTTCATTTGTTGCAAAAGCATAATTGCCACAGTTTTTTTGGAGTTTAGCCACGGATTTTTCCATGGCTAAACCCCTTCTTTTTGGTAGTGAAAGTTGGCATTCATAAGCAATATACCAATACCATTAGCCATTATTCTTGGATGCCATTTTTCACATGTCTGATCTGTTACTAATGATAAATTATCTTTATCTTGAGGAAAGGGGAAAAATAAAGGGAAAGAAAAAGTGTACAATCTATTAACAGCCCTATGAATAAAAAAGTAAATATAATAGAAGTATTTACTGTATATATTGAAGATATCAGAGAAGTTTACtacatattttttgaaaatataatataaaatatttatcatCTTAATTAACctcatattttttattattattattattattattatataaaaaattaattattaaatcagttatttatataaaatataataaatatattaaaaataaattaaataatatatatataacatatatttatatataatgattgatttaataattgattttttttgcATGATATTTTTGAATAAagtcccgctagggagacaatggattatttgtacaatgtgtacaatgagctattgagttacaaaatgaacatccctCATaagtactagggataataaacatcttcccaaagaCCTTTCGGATTTAACGctctctaataccatgtcatgataccactcatctcaAAAGTTTCAGCAGATGGAAAAAAgtaacactaatagttatatctttagtactccctaaacctccattatacacattgtacaaatattccattggctcctctcGTACTTTTCCTTTTGAATAATCTATTACTTGTAAAGCATGAAAAGTTTTGCATTAACAATTAGTGATCCGCAATTTCTACATTGAATTATTGTAATAATGGTGTGAATACTAGTTTATTACAAAAGGCATTTAAAGGAAATAGGTGAAGAGACAGATATATTCCCTTTTTGGATGGCATTGGAAAACCATCATGACCTCAAATATTTCATACATACCCTTCATTTTAGTAGGTTAGGCCGGATTAGGTATACTACCCCTCACACAAGTGTTCACTCACAAACAAACATGTTAAGAGCAATGCCAGCATATTAACACCCTCTTATATTTCCTCTTTTTACAAATTACCTTCTTAATTATGTGCTCGAGGTTCTGAAAACTGAATCGATTATTaaatcaataaattaaaaattgaatgGTTTAAATTAATGGNNNNNNNNNNNNNNNNNNNNNNNNNNNNNNNNNNNNNNNNNNNNNNNNNNNNNNNNNNNNNNNNNNNNNNNNNNNNNNNNNNNNNNNNNNNNNNNNNNNNNNNNNNNNNNNNNNNNNNNNNNNNNNNNNNNNNNNNNNNNNNNNNNNNNNNNNNNNNNNNNNNNNNNNNNNNNNNNNNNNNNNNNNNNNNNNNNNNNNNNNNNNNNNNNNNNNNNNNNNNNNNNNNNNNNNNNNNNNNNNNNNNNNNNNNNNNNNNNNNNNNNNNNNNNNNNNNNNNNNNNNNNNNNNNNNNNNNNNNNNNNNNNNNNNNNNNNNNNNNNNNNNNNNNNNNNNNNNNNNNNNNNNNNNNNNNNNNNNNNNNNNNNNNNNNNNNNNNNNNNNataataatataatattttttaattgaaaaatgtattgtactaattaataattttattaattatttttgattGATTGTACCAATTTTTTGTCTAAACCAAACTAGATGAACACATGATCATGTTAAGGTAGTTGAACCAGTTCATTCTGTCTGATTCTGATTCTCAAAATCATGATTGTgctgaattttatatttatattaatggaaccgctaatttaatttttattggcACATAAAAGTTTATTTAAATCAATTCGGCGTTTGTTTATTATAATAATGACCAGGATATGTTTGCAAGCTTGGCTTAACGAACACTTATTACATGAATATTTAAAGACCGATCactaaaaacagtaaaaaaatCTATAATATACTAAGtgtatattaaaatatatatttatatttaaaaagttaccaaaaaatatttatatttataaatatataatgactaatttaataattattttttaggtGAATTTTATTGTACTTTTTCACGCATTAATTATTATCATTTTTAATTAGAATCTCGTTAGGAagtcaatgaaatatttatacaatatgtacaatgggctatttatttaattcaatatgagttaaaaaataaacatacaggataaaatactactaatttctcaaacacaatatacccatactatccagaataaccattgGGTATcaaggataataaacatctgatatcctacTGAATCGAACATCTCTAAACccccattgtacatattgtacagaTACTTCATTGACTCCCTATACTTCctcttttaattaatatatcacaaatttttatcaatttttcagcTCTTTCCTTCTTAGGATTTTCTTCTTATCATATTAGATAGCGATTAGATTTGACGATTTCATTCGAATATTGAAACTCTGATTAAAAGATAATTTATCAATAATCACTGTATATATCATAAGGgataatttatcttttattttagagAGAATTTACCTTATTTTTAACATGAATatagtatttttgaaaaagaatttaaatatgaataagaaataaaaatacaaaagttccttttttaaaacaaaaaaaggtTCTCTTTATTCATATTTCTATAACGATATAAGCAACTAAGTCTATAAATCCAGTGAATTTTAGTCAGAAAACATAAttgaaacaataataaaagaattaATGGTGACAGGGCATGGGACTACATAGAAAACCAAGAAGCTAGGTAGGTTTTGTGAGAGACTAAGAAGTAAGAAGCTAACTCCATATATGACTTTGTGAAAACAGCAGCAACTACAGCTTCTTGATTCACAAAACTGCAGGGACGACCCCCCCTTCCCCCACACCTCTAAAAGGTGGAAGCAGAGAAAATTGGTGTCAGAGTTTGAATGAGTTTTCCAGATTGAAAATGACTGTTGGTGGTACGGGCCACACTAAAGGAACCCTAATTTTTGTAATTACCAATTTGTCTTTTATATGCTGAGATGATTTCTTTCATTGAGTTTTGAAGTTAGCGTCCACCTCTttacacacaatttctatctatcTATCTGTTTTTAAAAATGGTATTTACACGTTAAAatcagttattatatatttacgtataaatatatatatataatttaatttatttttaatatatatttaattttagcactaaaaatttttatatatataattaaaaaaaacacaCTTGATTATGAAAAAGTGAAGCAAAAGTatatcagttttagttaaaaaaaaagactTAGGAATGTTATATTACAAAGGAAATCTCGTTATTGTTAAAGTAGATGATGTTTTCGATGTTTCTATTATTTAAGAAATGATTTTCAATATCAAATGTTCGGGGATTTAGAGTTGGGTTGCAAAGAGATATATGCTGGTAGTTTGACTAAATAATAATCCAATGGGATGAAAATTCTGATTTTGACTAAACACATTAACTAAAGTATTAATAATTAATGTtaagtgtacactaaaatcagctattaatataaaatttatattaaaatataattaaaaaaagtgTAATTGTCATTGTNNNNNNNNatatatacatacatatatgtatggttttttttataatagttatattttatgatttttttaacataaaatttaattaagGAATTATTACATATTAAAATTGATAGTTTTCCTAAAAACTAGTACCATTATATCACTtgctaataagaataaaaaatttgaaagttttcatataaaaaaattgattttgaagtttTAAACAACATTAAATGTATAAATACTCACCTTTTAATTTCAAACTGTTTTTTACTTTGATATTCTTGCAATACATAAGTAAACCCTAAAATTAAACATAAGTATATTTTTTAAAACCATTGTATAAATTTCTATACATGAGTTAAATTTGTAATGAAAGAGAGAGATAAAAGTATTatgaaactttattttattttaatttctatataTTGTCAATTTTAAACTACTGTTTTACTTTGAAATCAACCAATTGCTGTAACTGTTAACTTTACATTCAATATCTTCAAGGGTGgttgaataaaatattttatagatTTGGTATGTATACATATTTGTGCACCTAAAGTAATTTTTGCAGACATTTTCTAAATGTAGAAATAATAATGAGAAATGATTAGATGAATAGATCTATAATGCGATCTACTAATAGTGATAATAAAACTCCTGTTATTATCAGAATCAATTCCGTTACGTTATCAACGATATTTCtatctgccaactcttatttataacggtgtttaatggaagtgtctttatgaatgtgtctaataaaaatatctttttttataacCATgtctaatagaagtgtctttatatatgtatttcctGGATGTGTCTCCTTatacatgtgtttaaaatataataattaattattattagtaataagttgacagataatatattggtactctatacttttccttattaGAATAAACAATATCTTTTTAGATACAAGACTAacttttctaaataaaaataaatatacatCATGCACATATATATGGATAAGAAATAGAATCTAATAatatatcaatttaattttcaCATTTCTCAATGCATGGTAAGTTACAATATGCAATATGCATCTTACTCTTCAAAAGAAGTGTTAAGATTTTCGAGTCAAATTCTTTGATGGCGTTCTTTGATTCCCTTTCTTCATCTTTACCTAAGAACGGTAATTTTTTTCACCGAGTTATCATAGTTTACATGAAAAgggagaaaaaataaataaacaaaaaagactcaaacaagataTAAAAGATTTTAAATCCAAGATTTTAATCTTTGTCTACACTTTTTGCACCGTTTAACCTACTAAAGCTTCATGGCCCTTGGGTTAAATAGTTGTGGCCTCAAACAATAGCCATCTCTCAAATCTCAATAGCCATTAATTTCTACTGCAAAATAGGAACTTTCTCCGCCACTCCCCTTTACACCGTCACGATTTACAAATCATAATTAAGATTTAATTTCTATATTAGTGTaaaaaataacaattatattacgtatacactaaaattagttataaaAATTAANNNNNNNNNNNNNNNNNNNNNNNNNNNNNNNNNNNNNNNNNNNNNNNNNNNNNNNNNNNNNNNNNNNNNNNNNNNNNNNNNNNNNNNNNNNNNNNNNNNNNNNNNNNNNNNATACATGGAACCTAAATTTTTGCTCATAAAGTTCGAACAAGACACAACCCACTTTAACTGAAGTAACATCCATTGGATAATACTCTTTTTATAATCTCAATAAAGCGCAGTTTAAAGTTTAAAAACATGGATTTTGTGTAAGCATGTAGACGCATAGTTAACGCATCTCGTATTGCGTAAACATGCTTTTATTAATCCCTGATTTTCTTAAAATTCTCTGCAAACTAATCATCAGAACCCTAACCCTAAACGGAACCAGACAACAATGAACATTCACAATGGTAAAGACACACACACATTAACGGGCTAAAAAAGTTTTGAATGATTTGACACTCTCTCACCACCACCACCCTCTGCTTACGTTGCTTCCACATTATGAGGCAAAAAACCCACAAATCATGTGTGTCTTGTCCTCTATCTGTTACTCTCACTATTACTATCTCTTTTTCTAACTttctaaattcaaaatttatcGTCAAATTAATCACGGTGCAANNNNNNNNNNNNNNNNNNNNNNNNNNNNNATCTTTATTTGACTCTTTTATATTATATAGAGGTTGAGTGAGGTGAGGTGTGGTccattcaaataataattataatagaaaagtaagcaacaaaaacaaaaggaaattgaaattgcatcATTGGCCTAAACAAAAAAtcccttctctttctctctgaTCCATTCCCCTCATGAAGCACAACTTTCTCTTCCTTCTGGCAAGTGTGTAGTAGTTAGTACAAACTCATTTGTAGTTTTCACTTTCacacattatttttatttttaaattttctttggttATATAAAAAGGGTACCTTGGGGCCTCCTGGGGTTATCACTTTGGACCGTTAAGTTGGAGAGCTCCTACAAACCTTATTCTTCATTGCTCAGAAGATAAATTGAtagatacatacatacatacatctaTCTATCTGCTGCAGTGTGTCTTGTGTAAGCTGCAGTGGTCCTGCTTCTCCTCTTCAGATCATCTCACAAAATCTAGGGTTtcttagttttttctttttttttatttttttattttttttatatatttttggaatcAATTGCAAAATTTTTCAGATGTTTCCTTCCACTACTTACAGTTACAGCACTGGCCCTTACCCTTGCTtcccttcatcttcttcttcatatcCTCTTTTTCCTTTTCTGAACCCTGAGAAcaatgcttcttcttcttctgcaacaACCGCcactaacaacaacaacaataatctcCTTCATGATCCATCTCTCTGCGTTCCTTACATTCCAATCCCTGAAGCACTAACCAATTTGGCAACAGTTGTAGATAACACTAGTAATCTTGCTGCATCTTCATCAATGCCCAAACAACACGACCTCAACGGTGGCGGTGGCGGAGGTGCTCATCATCACTTCGGCATATCCAGTTTGCTCGCGAAGAAACCGGCGGCGGCGAAGAAAGATAGGCACAGCAAGATTTACACCGCTCAAGGGCTGAGGGACCGAAGGGTGAGGCTGTCGATCGAGATCGCGCGCAAGTTCTTCGATCTCCAAGACATGCTAGGGTTTGATAAGGCCAGCAACACGCTCGACTGGCTCTTCACCAAGTCCAAGAAAGCCATTAAGGAGCTTGCCAGGAGCAAGAACCACAGCGCCAGTGACGAAGCCGAAGCCGGTGCCGGTGCCGGTGCCAATAACAAGAGTTTCGCCTCGTCCTCTGACTGCGACGAAGATGACTTTGAAGTGCTTTCTAGAAACAACCACCACCGCCACCATCAACAAGGGTTAGTTTGGTCTTTATAATCcgcaaatatttaatttaaatcagTCAtctatataaaatacatattaaaatacaaaaatatatacgagttaattttttatatgtgaatatttgtttgaatttaaaattatattttttaattaatattattagtgTTTGCAAAGCTTAGGTCAGATGCGAGGGAGAGGAAGCTGAAAAGTGCACAACAGAAAGAAGCAAGTGCTTGTAATGTGAGGGCAAAGATGAAGGAGTCAAGGGAGAAAGCAAGAGCAAGAGCAAGAGAAAGGACTAGTAACAAGATGTGTAACAGCATAATgggaaattcttcttcttcttccgggAAGGTTCTAGAATTGAAGAAAAGATGCCCTGCACCTAGTGAAAACCCTCACCACCTTGGTGGTGGCGAAGTTTCACAAACTAGAGATGACTTCAACGTTATTGAGGAATCCATTGTGATCAAGAGGAAGTTGAAGCAGCCATCTATGATGTCATCCTcgcatcaccatcaccatcaccaccaccaattAAACCTTCCCatccctaataataataataaggaagCAAGTTTCAACAACAACAGTGATAATAATTACCATCCTGGAAACTACACCAATTTGTCACCAAATTGGGATAATGCTAATGGACCAGCCTCATCAGCTAATAACCGCTCCAACTT harbors:
- the LOC107621295 gene encoding transcription factor DICHOTOMA-like, whose amino-acid sequence is MFPSTTYSYSTGPYPCFPSSSSSYPLFPFLNPENNASSSSATTATNNNNNNLLHDPSLCVPYIPIPEALTNLATVVDNTSNLAASSSMPKQHDLNGGGGGGAHHHFGISSLLAKKPAAAKKDRHSKIYTAQGLRDRRVRLSIEIARKFFDLQDMLGFDKASNTLDWLFTKSKKAIKELARSKNHSASDEAEAGAGAGANNKSFASSSDCDEDDFEVLSRNNHHRHHQQGSDARERKLKSAQQKEASACNVRAKMKESREKARARARERTSNKMCNSIMGNSSSSSGKVLELKKRCPAPSENPHHLGGGEVSQTRDDFNVIEESIVIKRKLKQPSMMSSSHHHHHHHHQLNLPIPNNNNKEASFNNNSDNNYHPGNYTNLSPNWDNANGPASSANNRSNFCAIASMNLSTGLQIFGKSWEECTNPSRLH